One part of the Peromyscus leucopus breed LL Stock chromosome 19, UCI_PerLeu_2.1, whole genome shotgun sequence genome encodes these proteins:
- the Haus1 gene encoding HAUS augmin-like complex subunit 1 yields MAAPEERDSQVAAWLKKIFGDHPIPQYEVNPRTTEILYHLSERNRVRDRDISLVIEDLRQKASEYESEAKHLQDFLMESVNFSPANLSNTGSRFLNALVDSAVALETKDTSLASFIPAVNDLTSDLFRTKSKSEEIKLELGKLGKNLTATLVLEKCLREDLKKAELHLSVERAKVDSRLQNMDFLKAKAAEFRFGIKAAEEQLSARGMDASLSHRSLVALSEKLTELKQQTIPLKKKLESYLDLMPNPSLAQVKIEEAKRELDAIEAELTKKVEMMEL; encoded by the exons ATGGCGGCGCCGGAGGAGAGAGACTCGCAG GTTGCTGCGTGgttgaaaaaaatatttggagaCCATCCCATTCCACAGTATGAGGTGAACCCACGGACGACAGAAATTTTATATCACCTTTCAGAACGCAACAGGGTCCGGGACAGGGACATCTCCCTGGTAATAGAGGACTTAAGACAGAAAGCAAGTGAATATGAATCAGAAG CCAAGCATCTTCAAGACTTTCTCATGGAGAGTGTGAATTTTTCCCCGGCCAATCTGTCTAACACTGGTTCCAGGTTTCTGAATGCATTGGTTGACAGTGCAGTAGCCCTGGAAACAAAGGATACTTCACTAGCAAG ttttattCCTGCAGTGAATGATTTGACTTCTGACCTTTTTCGTACCAAGTCTAAAAGTGAAGAAATCAAGCTTGAATTGGGAAAACTTGGAAAAAATCTGACTGCAACATTAGTGTTAGAAAAATGTCTACGAGA AGATCTCAAGAAGGCAGAGCTGCATCTGTCTGTGGAAAGGGCCAAAGTTGACAGTCGTCTTCAGAACATGGACTTCCTGAAAGCAAAGGCAGCGGAGTTCAGGTTTGGAATCAAAGCTGCAGAG GAGCAACTTTCAGCCAGAGGCATGGATGCGTCTCTGTCTCATCGGTCACTAGTGGCACTTTCAGAG aaacTCACAGAACTAAAACAGCAGACGATACCCCTGAAGAAGAAATTGGAGTCCTATTTAGATTTAATGCCG aatccATCTCTTGCTCAAGTGAAAATTgaagaggcaaagagagaatTA